Proteins co-encoded in one Euleptes europaea isolate rEulEur1 chromosome 1, rEulEur1.hap1, whole genome shotgun sequence genomic window:
- the LOC130473749 gene encoding zinc finger protein 345-like, whose amino-acid sequence MQGMEGKSSAALLVGFVFGTLAFYHLSVDSDNKDFSFSNLIPYPQWKKQEIHLSKTQKNQRDQQVSADLCAADVPPKKPKGERQHLLFAEKQQKRNAGTKRKRGKECAASQAAESQLFNTQWRIHTAEKPYKCLKHGSSFAWKGDLSGRQRIHTREKHYECVECGKAFASSSEIIVHQRIHTAKKPYKCLECGKAFASRSDLTVHHCIHTGEKPYKCLQCGKSFARRSSLTTHHRIHTGEEPYKCLQCGKRFARNSHLTDHERIHTGEKPYKCLQCGKGFASSSNLTVHQRFHTGEKSYKCLHCGKAFDLSSDLTVHHCIYTGEKPYKCLQCGKSFARRSNLTTHQRNHTGEKPYKCLQCGKSFARRSSLTTHQRIHTGEKPYKCLHCGKSFTWNSQLTDHERIHTGEEPYKCLQCGKSFARNSHLTDHERIHTGEEPYKCLQCGKGFASSSNLTVHQRIHTGEKPYKCLQCGKGFASSSNLTVHQRFHTGEKPYKCLHCGKAFALSSDLTVHHRIHTGEKPYKCLECGKAFASSSDLTVHHCIHTGEKPYKCLQCGKSFARRSSLTTHQRIHTGEKPYKCLHCGKSFTWNSQLTDHERIHTGEEPYKCLQCGKSFSRNSHLTDHECIHTGEEPYKCLQCGKGFAQRSQLTVHQHIHNGEAPYKCLQCGKGFALGSELTIHQRIHTGEKPYKFLQCGRSFAQSSQLTAH is encoded by the exons aagGACTTCTCCTTCTCCAACCTGATTCCATACCCCCAatggaagaagcaggagatccaCTTGTCCAAGACGCAGAAGAACCAGAGGGATCAACAGGTATCTGCTGACTtgtgtg CAGCTGATGTTCCCCCAAAAAAGCCCAAGGGTGAACGACAACACCTCCTATTTGctgaaaagcagcagaaaagaaacGCTGGAACAAaacggaagagggggaaggaatgcgcTGCTTCTCAGGCTGCTGAATCCCAGTTGTTTAATACACAATGGAGAATCCACACAGCGGAGAAGCCTTATAAGTGCTTGAAGCATGGAAGCAGCtttgcttggaagggagatcttTCTGGCCGCCAGCGTATCCACACTAGGGAGAAACATTATGAATGCGTGGAGTGTGGAAAGgcctttgcttcgagttcagagattattgtccatcaacgtatccatactgcgaagaaaccttataaatgcttggagtgtggaaaggccTTTGCTTCGAGATCAGATCTTACTGTCCATCACTgtatccacactggagagaaaccttataaatgcttgcagtgtggaaagagctttgctcggcgTTCAAGCCTTACCACCCACcaccgtatccacactggggaggaaccttataaatgcctgcagtgtggaaagagatttgctCGGAATTCACACCTTACTGACCAtgagcgtatccacactggggagaaaccttataaatgcttgcagtgtggaaagggctttgcttcaagttcaaatcttactgtccatcagcgtttccatactggggagaaatcttataaatgcttgcattgTGGAAAGGCCTTTGATTTGAGTTCAGATCTTACTGTCCATCACTGTATctacactggggagaaaccttataaatgcttgcagtgtggaaagagctttgctcggcgTTCAAACCTTACCACCCACCAGCGTaaccacactggggagaaaccttataaatgcttgcagtgtggaaagagctttgctcggcgTTCAAGCCTTACCACCcaccagcgtatccacactggggagaaaccttataaatgcttgcattgtggaaagagctttacttGGAATTCACAGCTTACTGACCAtgagcgtatccacactggggaggaaccttataaatgcctgcagtgtggaaagagctttgctcggaatTCACACCTTACTGACCAtgagcgtatccacactggggaggaaccttataaatgcttacagtgtggaaagggctttgcttcgagttcaaatcttactgtccatcagcgcatccacactggggagaaaccttataaatgcttgcagtgtgggaagggctttgcttcgagttcaaatcttactgtccatcagcgtttccatactggggagaaaccttataaatgcttgcattgTGGAAAGGCCTTTGCTTTGAGTTCAGatcttactgtccatcaccgtatccacactggggagaaaccttataaatgcttggagtgtggaaaggcctttgcttcgagttcagatcttactgtccatcactgtatccacactggggagaaaccttataaatgcttgcagtgtggaaagagctttgctcggcgTTCAAGCCTTACCACCcaccagcgtatccacactggggagaaaccttataaatgcttgcattgtggaaagagctttacttGGAATTCACAGCTTACTGACCAtgagcgtatccacactggggaggaaccttataaatgcctgcagtgtggaaagagcttttctcGGAATTCACACCTTACTGACCATGagtgtatccacactggggaggaaccttataaatgcttgcagtgtggaaagggctttgctcagcGTTCACAACTTACTGTCCACCAGCACATCCACAATGGGGAGgcaccttataaatgcttgcagtgtggaaagggctttgctttgggttcagagcttactatccatcaacgtatccacactggggagaaaccttataaattcTTGCAGTGTGGaaggagctttgctcagagttcccAACTTACTGCTCATTGA